A single Prevotella sp. E15-22 DNA region contains:
- a CDS encoding alpha-ketoacid dehydrogenase subunit beta, translated as MNTYKESLIDGLERLLIDPKCFLLGEDVEEPYGGAYTITKGMSTKYPGKVLNTPMSEQGFTGMGVGMALAGYKPIIEIMFGDFSTLIMDQILNHASKFVEGFEKKLHLVVRDPMGGYRGYGATHSQSLEKLYVGLPHIAVITPSVLHEPGDLLIKSMNLGVPVIFAENKLDYTRKMFQAEKIADAFEIKYHGGDFPIAEVSFPDEEAEVTIVSYGGLIHPLLQMMYDLYMEEEVAVRLLDVSSLSPMDFDLLHSLLKGCKKIMTVEEGHIPFGIGDTVISQMVQRGLMAEYKTIGAKQHIIGTSKEAEAMALPQMEDIKETILNW; from the coding sequence ATGAATACATACAAAGAATCATTAATCGACGGACTGGAGAGACTACTGATTGATCCAAAGTGCTTTCTCCTGGGAGAGGATGTAGAGGAGCCATATGGAGGTGCCTATACCATCACCAAGGGAATGAGCACGAAGTATCCTGGCAAGGTGCTTAACACACCGATGTCAGAACAGGGCTTCACCGGTATGGGTGTGGGTATGGCCTTAGCGGGCTATAAGCCCATTATCGAAATCATGTTCGGTGATTTCTCCACACTTATCATGGATCAGATACTGAACCATGCGTCGAAGTTTGTAGAGGGCTTTGAGAAGAAACTCCATTTGGTGGTACGTGACCCAATGGGTGGTTATCGTGGTTATGGAGCTACACACTCACAGTCTTTGGAGAAACTATACGTGGGACTGCCTCACATTGCTGTGATTACTCCTTCTGTACTTCACGAGCCAGGAGATTTGCTTATCAAGTCGATGAACCTTGGCGTGCCAGTTATCTTTGCCGAGAACAAGCTGGATTATACTCGCAAAATGTTCCAAGCAGAGAAGATTGCAGATGCGTTTGAAATTAAGTATCATGGTGGTGATTTCCCCATTGCAGAAGTATCCTTCCCCGATGAGGAAGCAGAAGTAACGATTGTGAGTTATGGCGGACTGATACATCCGCTGCTCCAGATGATGTACGACCTCTATATGGAAGAGGAAGTGGCTGTAAGGCTGCTGGATGTTAGCAGTCTGAGTCCGATGGACTTTGACTTGCTGCATTCTCTGCTGAAGGGTTGCAAGAAGATTATGACCGTGGAAGAAGGTCATATTCCGTTTGGCATTGGAGATACCGTGATTTCGCAAATGGTACAGCGTGGACTGATGGCGGAGTACAAGACCATTGGAGCCAAGCAGCATATCATTGGAACATCCAAGGAGGCAGAGGCTATGGCACTGCCACAGATGGAAGATATCAAGGAAACAATTCTTAACTGGTAA
- a CDS encoding thiamine pyrophosphate-dependent dehydrogenase E1 component subunit alpha produces MDKKEVLYRMMLIREMEHKIESLFSQGLLRGTTHCCIGQEAVPVALSYLLNIDHDYLCSGHRAHGLSMMMTMKPETLLGEIMGKPYGMAKGLGGSQHVYYKNYFTNGITGGMATVATGIAFALKQDKTDAISVVDFGDGAMNEGYVLEAFNLAAEMKLPVLYILENNGYAMSTPVETANPFVVFEDRVKGFALPYTRVEASDFDNLYEVLSKAVKAVRETREPQFVEVLTHRFCGHSKSDKRAYIPKERDDYWHEHDCIKSVAKQLTEAEVKEIEASVAAEIERVYQYCTTH; encoded by the coding sequence ATGGACAAGAAAGAAGTATTGTACAGAATGATGCTCATCCGAGAGATGGAGCATAAGATTGAATCACTCTTCTCCCAGGGATTGCTCCGTGGTACTACCCACTGCTGCATTGGTCAGGAGGCTGTTCCTGTAGCATTGAGTTACCTGCTGAATATAGACCACGACTACCTTTGCAGCGGACATCGCGCTCACGGACTCTCGATGATGATGACCATGAAGCCGGAAACCCTGCTAGGTGAGATTATGGGCAAGCCATACGGTATGGCCAAAGGATTGGGTGGCAGTCAACATGTGTACTACAAGAACTATTTTACCAATGGTATCACGGGCGGTATGGCAACGGTGGCAACCGGTATCGCCTTTGCCTTGAAGCAGGATAAGACCGATGCTATCTCTGTGGTGGACTTTGGTGACGGTGCTATGAACGAGGGGTATGTATTGGAAGCCTTCAACTTGGCTGCAGAAATGAAACTGCCCGTGCTCTATATCTTGGAGAACAACGGTTATGCTATGAGCACGCCCGTGGAGACAGCCAATCCGTTTGTGGTATTCGAAGACCGTGTGAAGGGATTTGCTCTGCCTTATACCCGAGTAGAGGCATCTGATTTTGACAATCTCTATGAGGTGCTGAGCAAGGCAGTAAAGGCCGTCCGTGAGACACGTGAACCTCAGTTTGTGGAGGTGCTGACCCACCGCTTCTGTGGTCACAGCAAGAGCGACAAACGAGCCTACATCCCCAAGGAGCGCGATGACTACTGGCACGAGCATGACTGCATCAAGAGTGTGGCCAAGCAACTCACGGAGGCAGAAGTGAAAGAGATAGAAGCCTCTGTTGCTGCTGAAATAGAACGAGTATATCAGTACTGCACTACTCACTGA
- a CDS encoding lipoate--protein ligase family protein, with product MTNITLPEARQRRLTFYLAMEEYLAGHCDEEMFFLWQVEPTVIFGRNQVLQAEVNVDYCENRHIQYYRRKSGGGCVYADKGNIMVSYITPKTTADKAFEDYLGKLADALRQLGFDAVRSEHNDVLIGCRKVSGNALFQKEKASIVHGTLLYDVDIKTMQEAITPPKQKLTKHGIASVRQRVANLKELGIKMSVEELKAHLAKYFCEAERALTKEEISSIEMIEQEYLTPAFIGRI from the coding sequence ATGACAAACATTACCCTGCCTGAAGCCCGGCAGCGACGCTTGACCTTCTATCTGGCGATGGAAGAGTATCTGGCGGGACATTGCGATGAGGAAATGTTCTTCCTCTGGCAAGTAGAGCCCACAGTTATCTTTGGGCGAAACCAGGTGCTTCAGGCAGAGGTGAATGTTGACTACTGTGAGAACCGACATATTCAGTATTATCGCAGGAAAAGTGGCGGCGGGTGTGTGTATGCAGACAAGGGGAACATTATGGTTTCCTATATCACACCTAAGACCACTGCAGACAAGGCATTTGAAGACTATTTAGGAAAGTTGGCTGATGCATTGAGGCAACTTGGATTTGATGCAGTAAGGTCTGAACATAACGATGTGTTGATTGGTTGCAGGAAAGTGTCCGGTAATGCCCTGTTTCAAAAAGAGAAGGCGAGCATTGTACACGGAACACTCCTGTATGATGTGGATATTAAGACTATGCAGGAAGCCATTACGCCACCCAAACAGAAACTGACCAAGCACGGGATAGCATCCGTCAGGCAGCGAGTGGCAAACCTAAAGGAACTTGGAATCAAGATGAGCGTAGAAGAACTGAAAGCACATCTGGCGAAGTATTTCTGTGAAGCAGAACGAGCACTCACAAAGGAGGAAATCTCGAGCATAGAAATGATAGAGCAGGAATACCTGACACCAGCATTTATTGGAAGGATATAG
- the lpdA gene encoding dihydrolipoyl dehydrogenase: MEDLLIIGAGPGGYETAVEAAKRGMKVTIINDGTLGGVCLNEGCIPTKTFCHFAGKEDFAAVAARKEAVVNQLRNGVAYLLKNPNITIVGGKASFKDDKTVVVNGEVYTAKDIIIATGSKPAILLIPGADSEIVLTSTDVLNLKELPESICVIGGGVIGLEMASYLHRFGVEVTVLEYAPQVLPNFDAEVSKRLKMLLTKQGIKIETDAQVTAIDEEGFVTYKKKDQEYNVECDKVLMAVGRTPNTSDLNLEAAGIAYNRKGIEVDDNMQTSVPRIYAIGDVNGKMMLAHVATFQGTRALNHIQGKNDKIKFNLIPAAVFTIPEVASVGLTEAQCDDEELDYKSVKVPFGAVGKAVAMGEPDGFCKLIIDNETRIMLGCHIMGAHASDLIQEVVTMMNLGVTIDDAKDIIHAHPTLNEIIQIVVHQAE, from the coding sequence ATGGAAGACTTATTGATTATAGGAGCAGGCCCAGGCGGCTACGAAACCGCTGTGGAGGCTGCGAAGCGAGGAATGAAAGTGACCATCATCAATGACGGTACACTTGGAGGGGTATGTCTCAATGAGGGGTGTATCCCGACCAAAACATTCTGTCACTTTGCAGGGAAAGAAGACTTTGCTGCCGTTGCTGCACGGAAAGAGGCTGTAGTTAACCAACTCAGAAATGGTGTGGCCTATCTGCTGAAAAATCCCAATATAACGATTGTTGGGGGTAAGGCCAGTTTCAAAGATGATAAGACTGTAGTAGTAAATGGTGAAGTATATACCGCCAAAGATATTATCATTGCAACAGGTTCTAAGCCTGCCATTCTGCTCATTCCGGGTGCAGATTCAGAGATAGTTCTTACATCTACTGATGTTTTGAACTTGAAAGAATTACCCGAAAGCATCTGTGTGATTGGTGGTGGGGTGATTGGATTGGAAATGGCATCTTATCTTCATCGTTTTGGTGTAGAGGTAACTGTACTTGAATATGCACCACAGGTGCTACCTAACTTTGATGCAGAGGTATCCAAGCGTTTGAAGATGCTGCTTACCAAGCAAGGCATCAAGATTGAAACTGATGCCCAGGTGACAGCCATTGATGAGGAAGGTTTTGTAACCTATAAGAAGAAAGATCAGGAATACAATGTTGAGTGCGACAAGGTGCTGATGGCAGTTGGCAGAACGCCTAACACTTCAGACTTAAATCTAGAAGCCGCTGGTATTGCCTATAACAGAAAAGGTATAGAGGTGGATGATAATATGCAGACCTCTGTCCCTCGTATCTATGCCATTGGTGATGTGAATGGCAAGATGATGCTGGCGCATGTGGCAACTTTCCAAGGCACAAGAGCTTTGAACCACATTCAAGGCAAGAATGATAAGATCAAGTTTAATCTGATACCCGCTGCCGTATTTACCATCCCTGAGGTTGCATCAGTTGGTTTGACGGAGGCCCAATGTGATGATGAAGAATTGGATTACAAATCAGTTAAAGTACCATTTGGAGCAGTAGGAAAGGCTGTTGCTATGGGCGAACCTGATGGCTTCTGTAAACTGATTATTGACAACGAAACGAGAATCATGTTAGGTTGTCATATTATGGGTGCACATGCTTCTGACCTGATTCAGGAGGTCGTGACAATGATGAATCTGGGAGTGACCATTGATGATGCAAAAGACATTATCCATGCACACCCCACACTGAATGAGATTATACAAATAGTAGTACATCAAGCTGAATAA
- a CDS encoding ketoacyl-ACP synthase III, whose translation MNISTIKGVRMEAIAACVPENKVDNLEFARSHFEEDMTSTLKALGVLERHVAVKEETTSMDMCVAAAEKIFAEGGVKKEDIGAVIYVTLTPDFLMPNNSTYAQHLLGLGKDVATLDINHACPGYVFGLWNAALIAQNMQKKVLLLDGDINSKYVSQWDKSTALLFGDAGTATVVTPDASAPDWHFTFMSDGSNRDAITVKLGMRYPLKKEYLDYQVWEDGGKRRFIDMYMNGRAVFDYVVDVVPEIANAFMDELETSGEEYDKLVLHQANHFMLKKLAKAIGFDHKTQMPVCMNKYGNTSSVSIPMTISSELSEPVNHIFMIGMGAGLASGIADISLKGLKNFGVIEKDL comes from the coding sequence ATGAATATTAGTACAATTAAGGGAGTAAGAATGGAGGCTATTGCAGCCTGCGTTCCCGAGAATAAAGTAGATAACCTTGAGTTCGCCAGGAGCCATTTTGAAGAGGATATGACATCCACCCTTAAGGCATTGGGTGTATTGGAGCGCCATGTTGCCGTTAAGGAGGAAACCACCAGTATGGATATGTGCGTTGCCGCTGCAGAAAAGATTTTTGCAGAAGGTGGCGTGAAGAAAGAAGATATTGGAGCCGTTATTTACGTCACATTGACTCCAGACTTTCTAATGCCCAATAACTCAACATACGCTCAGCATTTGCTTGGACTGGGAAAGGATGTGGCCACACTAGATATCAATCATGCGTGCCCTGGCTATGTGTTTGGTCTGTGGAATGCTGCATTGATTGCACAGAACATGCAGAAGAAGGTGTTGCTACTGGATGGTGACATTAACTCCAAGTACGTTTCTCAATGGGACAAGAGTACGGCTTTACTGTTCGGTGATGCCGGTACGGCAACAGTGGTGACTCCTGATGCGAGCGCTCCTGATTGGCATTTCACCTTTATGAGTGATGGTAGCAATCGTGATGCTATTACCGTGAAGTTGGGTATGCGTTATCCATTGAAGAAAGAGTATCTGGATTATCAGGTATGGGAAGATGGCGGCAAGCGTAGGTTCATCGATATGTATATGAATGGTCGTGCCGTGTTTGACTATGTGGTTGATGTGGTTCCTGAGATTGCCAATGCCTTTATGGATGAGTTGGAGACTAGTGGTGAAGAGTATGATAAGTTGGTTCTTCATCAAGCAAATCATTTCATGCTGAAAAAGTTGGCAAAGGCTATTGGCTTTGACCATAAGACCCAGATGCCGGTTTGTATGAATAAGTATGGTAATACTTCTTCAGTGTCTATTCCAATGACAATATCTTCAGAACTATCAGAGCCCGTTAATCATATCTTTATGATTGGTATGGGAGCCGGATTGGCTTCAGGCATTGCAGATATTTCACTGAAAGGATTGAAGAATTTTGGTGTAATTGAGAAAGACCTATAA
- a CDS encoding GNAT family N-acetyltransferase: MKFYTKKTIELSREEKESLIKLYNETFDEKRTLEEFDRQFLNNPLGYSYHTIGDNDGEIISSNTMIPAYYTINGKKLLFVCSVDTMVDKNHRGIENFYDTSKESFRVSEEIGAKAVYGFPNDNSYTLFTKLKFMKDIGKLKTYCLPYRIGGIKPSMTIFNIVSILFCRLWISISSLFASRDLHDFTIEKESDSYNATRYKRADANYVVAGDKGCQFAYKIMNYDGIRTAFLIDVFNKSAKNFCKAVNYIVRNEENRFDLLLYVGDLPFSHYGMVKIPKKFEPKDFNFTGAIIDKEAISKEAFFNQSNWDVNLSNYDLL, translated from the coding sequence ATGAAGTTTTATACAAAAAAAACTATAGAATTATCCAGAGAGGAGAAGGAAAGTCTTATCAAACTATATAATGAAACTTTCGATGAAAAGCGAACATTGGAAGAGTTTGATAGGCAGTTTCTGAATAATCCTCTCGGTTATTCTTACCATACCATAGGTGATAATGATGGTGAGATAATCTCATCAAACACCATGATTCCTGCTTACTATACTATAAATGGCAAGAAATTGCTCTTTGTGTGTAGTGTGGATACTATGGTTGACAAAAATCACCGTGGAATAGAAAATTTTTACGATACGAGTAAAGAATCGTTTAGAGTTTCTGAGGAAATTGGGGCAAAAGCTGTTTATGGATTCCCCAATGACAACTCATACACACTTTTCACGAAATTGAAATTTATGAAAGACATAGGTAAGCTAAAAACATATTGCTTACCATATCGTATTGGTGGCATTAAACCTTCTATGACGATTTTTAATATTGTTTCAATTCTATTCTGTAGGTTATGGATATCTATAAGTTCATTATTCGCATCGAGAGATTTGCATGATTTTACAATAGAGAAAGAAAGTGACAGCTATAATGCAACTCGCTATAAGAGGGCAGACGCCAACTATGTAGTAGCAGGTGATAAAGGATGTCAGTTCGCATATAAAATTATGAATTATGATGGAATAAGAACTGCATTTCTTATTGATGTGTTTAATAAATCAGCAAAGAATTTTTGCAAGGCTGTTAACTATATCGTAAGAAATGAAGAAAATCGATTTGACCTCTTGCTATATGTCGGTGATTTGCCTTTTAGCCATTATGGCATGGTGAAAATACCAAAAAAGTTTGAGCCGAAGGATTTTAATTTTACCGGTGCAATTATAGATAAGGAAGCTATTAGTAAAGAGGCTTTCTTTAATCAGTCAAATTGGGATGTGAATCTCTCAAACTACGATTTGTTGTGA
- a CDS encoding PIG-L deacetylase family protein: protein MKNVLVIVAHPDDEVLGMGGTIAKLVKDGCVVDVLIVTDGSSSQYRDSDHLAEIIEAKKKETRNCADVLGVRGVYYGELPDMKLDTTPHIRINQVIEDVIDKVQPDIVFTHFWGDVNCDHQNVYKSTLVAVRPVMGQVVKELYCYRVPSSTEWTPNKADTMFMPNVFVDIGQYAEQKYKAFACYSTELREYPHPRSVQHLREIDKAAGLKVGLLAAEEFVLLRKLF, encoded by the coding sequence ATGAAAAATGTATTAGTTATAGTAGCCCATCCAGATGATGAAGTTCTTGGGATGGGTGGTACGATAGCCAAATTGGTTAAGGATGGTTGTGTGGTTGATGTCCTTATTGTAACTGACGGCAGTTCATCACAATATCGAGACTCTGACCATTTGGCAGAGATAATTGAAGCTAAAAAGAAAGAGACACGTAATTGTGCAGATGTTTTGGGAGTCCGTGGTGTTTATTATGGCGAGCTGCCTGATATGAAATTAGACACAACCCCTCATATTAGAATTAATCAGGTGATTGAAGATGTGATTGACAAGGTACAGCCTGACATAGTTTTTACACATTTCTGGGGTGATGTTAATTGTGACCATCAGAATGTGTATAAGAGTACGCTGGTTGCAGTGCGACCTGTGATGGGGCAGGTGGTGAAGGAATTGTACTGCTACCGCGTGCCATCTTCTACAGAATGGACACCCAATAAGGCAGACACGATGTTTATGCCTAATGTGTTTGTGGATATAGGGCAATATGCAGAGCAAAAATATAAGGCATTTGCTTGCTATTCTACTGAACTTCGTGAATATCCTCATCCTCGTTCGGTACAACATCTTAGAGAAATAGATAAGGCAGCGGGCTTGAAGGTCGGTTTGCTGGCTGCTGAGGAATTTGTGTTATTACGAAAACTATTTTAA
- a CDS encoding sugar transferase, whose translation MYEFFKRCFDLLFAVCFLIVFSPIYIISWLIIKIVSPGPAIYKAERVGKDGKLFKCYKFRSMRVDSGKVRLTTLGNDERIFPFGQFIRKTKIDEMPQVVNILKGDMTVVGPRPEDKENADKVYVGELVHILDVKPGLTSTASLYDYTHGELYEDEESYEKEFMPKKLKLEMYYVNHRSFWNDIHLVLKTAWLIILRTCGKTDFEEPKELGEV comes from the coding sequence ATGTACGAATTCTTTAAGCGTTGCTTTGATCTTCTCTTTGCAGTTTGTTTTTTGATTGTCTTTTCACCAATCTATATAATTAGCTGGCTGATTATTAAGATTGTCAGTCCTGGTCCTGCCATCTATAAGGCAGAGAGAGTGGGGAAAGATGGCAAATTGTTTAAATGCTATAAGTTCCGCTCTATGAGAGTGGATAGTGGTAAAGTGCGTTTGACAACTTTAGGTAACGACGAACGCATCTTCCCCTTTGGGCAGTTTATCCGTAAGACTAAGATTGACGAGATGCCCCAGGTGGTGAACATCTTAAAAGGAGATATGACAGTTGTAGGCCCGCGCCCAGAGGATAAAGAAAATGCAGATAAGGTATATGTGGGAGAGTTAGTACATATCCTTGATGTAAAGCCAGGTTTGACCAGCACAGCAAGCTTGTATGATTATACACATGGAGAACTGTATGAGGATGAAGAATCATACGAAAAGGAATTCATGCCTAAGAAGCTTAAACTGGAAATGTACTATGTTAATCACAGGTCTTTCTGGAATGATATACATTTGGTGTTAAAGACAGCATGGTTGATAATATTAAGGACTTGCGGTAAGACTGATTTTGAAGAACCAAAGGAGCTGGGAGAGGTATAA